A section of the Amycolatopsis sp. AA4 genome encodes:
- a CDS encoding MarR family winged helix-turn-helix transcriptional regulator: MGGSAKGGSRAGRRVSLEAPADLAAAPGYGARRLYQAYLAAWNRHVDSVLTGPQFAVLSAVRAYPGFDQTALAKAVALDTSTMADVCRRLENRGLIVRGPAPHDARAKVLTLTEDGVAAFREVTRRTRKLDQALLAGCPEERRAEVAGWLNELGALWEAVAEGAEI, from the coding sequence GTGGGTGGGTCAGCCAAGGGCGGCTCGCGGGCGGGGCGGCGGGTCAGTCTGGAGGCGCCGGCGGATCTCGCGGCCGCGCCGGGGTATGGGGCTCGGCGGTTGTATCAGGCGTATTTGGCGGCCTGGAATCGGCATGTCGACTCGGTGCTGACTGGGCCTCAGTTCGCGGTGTTGTCGGCGGTGCGGGCTTATCCCGGGTTTGACCAGACTGCGTTGGCTAAGGCGGTTGCGCTGGATACGTCGACTATGGCTGATGTCTGTCGGCGGTTGGAGAATCGCGGGCTGATTGTTCGGGGGCCTGCGCCGCATGATGCTCGGGCCAAGGTGTTGACGTTGACTGAGGACGGGGTGGCCGCGTTTCGGGAGGTTACTCGGCGGACTCGGAAGTTGGATCAGGCGTTGCTCGCGGGGTGTCCGGAGGAGCGGCGGGCTGAGGTGGCCGGGTGGCTGAATGAGCTGGGGGCGTTGTGGGAGGCGGTTGCTGAGGGGGCGGAGATCTGA
- a CDS encoding CoA transferase, translated as MDAFEELMTLRDAPRPAADEVTITGSDPLFASPFRIGETLADALAARAVAANDLWELRTGRRQKIAVDVRAAAATALGGEDMTLIRAADGSFRPAPLSPAVERMVALTQPWPTADGRWFLPHFNLPHLERRVLDVLGCEATPSSVASAVAKWKADDLEDAIAAAGACGGVVRTPEEWLAHPHGAYLASRPVVEITKIADSAPSPLPEGGSSPLSDVRVLDLTRILAGPTAALSLAEHGANVLMVTAPHLPQVAPFVRDTSHGKRSAYLDYSTVDDAARLRALASAADVFVEGYRPGRMSAHGFGPEDLAALRPGIVYLSVNCFGSGGPFGTRAGWDQVAQAVTGACVIQGGERPQLTPVYLCDFLTGFLGSYGAMLALARRAREGGSYHVRVSLCQSSMLLQRQGLVTDYADAPGRLSPEEFERYAVVDEGTVYGDLKSLGPVIRMSETPPRWEGTTPELGSSRPEW; from the coding sequence ATGGACGCCTTCGAAGAACTGATGACCTTGCGCGACGCTCCTCGTCCCGCGGCCGACGAGGTCACGATCACCGGTTCGGATCCGCTTTTCGCCTCACCGTTCCGGATCGGCGAGACGCTCGCCGACGCCCTTGCCGCCCGTGCGGTCGCCGCGAACGACCTGTGGGAGTTGCGCACTGGACGTCGGCAGAAGATCGCTGTCGACGTCCGGGCTGCCGCGGCCACCGCACTCGGCGGTGAGGACATGACGCTCATCCGCGCTGCGGACGGCTCCTTCCGGCCCGCGCCGCTCTCGCCTGCGGTCGAGCGCATGGTCGCGCTCACCCAGCCTTGGCCGACTGCGGATGGACGGTGGTTTCTGCCGCACTTCAACCTGCCGCATCTGGAACGTCGCGTTCTGGATGTCCTTGGCTGCGAGGCGACGCCTTCCTCGGTCGCGTCTGCGGTTGCCAAGTGGAAAGCTGACGATCTCGAAGACGCCATCGCCGCTGCTGGTGCGTGCGGGGGAGTTGTGCGGACGCCGGAGGAATGGCTGGCTCACCCGCACGGGGCCTATCTGGCCTCGCGTCCGGTCGTCGAGATCACCAAGATCGCCGACAGCGCGCCGTCGCCGTTGCCGGAGGGTGGTTCTTCGCCGCTTTCCGACGTCCGGGTCTTGGATCTGACCCGCATTCTGGCTGGTCCCACCGCTGCGCTGAGTCTGGCCGAGCACGGTGCCAACGTGCTGATGGTGACTGCTCCGCATTTGCCGCAGGTAGCGCCGTTCGTGCGGGATACCAGTCATGGCAAGCGAAGCGCCTATCTCGATTACTCCACAGTGGACGATGCCGCGCGGTTGCGTGCTTTGGCGAGCGCTGCCGATGTGTTCGTCGAAGGCTACCGCCCGGGTCGGATGTCGGCGCACGGTTTCGGTCCGGAGGATCTCGCGGCGCTGCGTCCGGGGATCGTTTATCTGAGCGTGAACTGCTTTGGCTCCGGCGGTCCGTTTGGGACGCGGGCTGGGTGGGACCAGGTCGCGCAGGCCGTGACTGGGGCGTGTGTGATTCAAGGCGGCGAGCGTCCACAGTTGACACCGGTGTATTTGTGCGATTTCCTCACCGGTTTTCTGGGGAGTTACGGCGCGATGCTGGCTTTGGCGCGGCGGGCTCGGGAGGGCGGGTCTTATCACGTGCGGGTTTCGCTGTGCCAATCGTCGATGCTGCTGCAGCGGCAAGGGTTGGTGACGGATTACGCGGATGCGCCGGGCCGTCTTTCGCCGGAGGAATTCGAGCGCTACGCGGTGGTGGACGAGGGGACGGTTTATGGCGATCTGAAGAGTCTGGGGCCGGTGATCCGGATGAGCGAGACCCCGCCGCGGTGGGAGGGGACTACGCCTGAGCTGGGGAGTTCGCGGCCGGAGTGGTGA
- a CDS encoding FAD-dependent monooxygenase has protein sequence MAASQSFEVVVAGGGLGGLCAALSLRQRGLRVTVVEAAPQLGEIGAGIQTAPNASRILIGLGLRAELQKVRCEPQDQVRRRWADGSIIAQLPLGQRVVDKYGAPYWHYHRADLHSVLLRACIDPDGAGPVVKVATAAKVVDLDRGNPERPAVITEDGRRFEGDVVVGADGIRSAVRDLAGFDDTLAFSGEMAYRALIPGDSIAADPATRFLVDRYHSTIWYGPDKHLVHYMIRGGEYLNVVAIVPCTEEVEKNWSAPASAEQLAAEYSDWDDRVPMMLSKAKDDVSVWAMYRRRRDPVWVDGRVALLGDACHAMLPYQAQGASQAMEDGAVLAEELGQATRDGIDSALTRYVHRRAKHAGMVQDASLRNMSFYHLPDGPEQRERDEKLRSFDGESDVSYDWLWNGTPLNDPDNESIHYQFAR, from the coding sequence GTGGCGGCGAGTCAGTCTTTCGAGGTCGTGGTCGCGGGGGGCGGACTGGGCGGGCTGTGTGCTGCCTTGTCGTTGCGGCAGCGCGGGTTGCGGGTCACGGTGGTCGAAGCCGCGCCGCAGTTGGGGGAGATTGGGGCCGGCATTCAGACTGCGCCCAATGCCAGCCGGATCTTGATCGGGTTGGGGTTGCGGGCCGAGTTGCAGAAGGTGCGGTGCGAGCCGCAGGATCAGGTTCGGCGGCGGTGGGCTGATGGCAGTATTATCGCGCAATTGCCGCTGGGGCAGCGGGTCGTCGACAAGTACGGGGCGCCGTATTGGCATTATCATCGGGCGGATTTGCATTCCGTCCTGCTGCGGGCCTGTATTGATCCGGACGGGGCCGGGCCGGTGGTGAAGGTGGCTACCGCGGCGAAGGTCGTTGATCTCGATCGCGGGAATCCGGAGCGGCCCGCGGTGATCACCGAGGACGGGCGGCGGTTCGAGGGTGACGTCGTCGTCGGGGCGGACGGGATTCGTTCTGCGGTAAGGGATCTCGCCGGGTTCGACGATACGCTCGCGTTTTCTGGCGAGATGGCGTACCGGGCGTTGATTCCGGGGGATTCGATCGCGGCGGATCCGGCGACTCGGTTCCTGGTCGATCGTTATCATTCTACGATTTGGTACGGGCCGGACAAGCATCTCGTGCACTACATGATCCGCGGCGGCGAGTATCTCAACGTGGTGGCGATTGTGCCGTGCACGGAGGAAGTCGAGAAGAACTGGAGTGCGCCCGCCAGCGCGGAGCAGCTCGCGGCGGAGTATTCCGATTGGGACGATCGCGTGCCGATGATGCTGTCGAAGGCCAAGGACGACGTGTCGGTCTGGGCGATGTACCGGCGGCGGCGCGATCCGGTGTGGGTCGACGGGCGCGTGGCGTTGCTCGGGGACGCTTGTCACGCGATGCTTCCGTATCAGGCGCAAGGGGCGTCGCAGGCCATGGAGGACGGGGCGGTTCTCGCGGAGGAGCTGGGGCAGGCGACGCGCGACGGGATCGACAGCGCGTTGACGCGGTACGTGCACCGGCGGGCCAAGCACGCGGGGATGGTGCAGGACGCCTCCCTGCGGAACATGAGTTTCTACCACCTGCCGGACGGTCCGGAGCAGCGCGAGCGCGACGAAAAGCTGCGGAGCTTCGACGGCGAGTCCGACGTGTCCTACGACTGGCTGTGGAACGGGACTCCGCTCAACGACCCGGACAACGAATCCATTCACTACCAGTTCGCCCGATAG